The proteins below are encoded in one region of Peribacillus muralis:
- the glnA gene encoding type I glutamate--ammonia ligase, which translates to MAKFTREDITRLAKEENVKYIRLQFTDILGTIKNVEIPVSQLEKALDNKMMFDGSSIEGFVRIEESDMYLYPDLNTWVIFPWTSEKGKVARLICDIYNTDGTPFDGDPRANLKRVLAEAREMGFTDFNLGPEPEFFLFKLDANGEPTLELNDKGGYFDLAPTDLGENCRRDIVLELEEMGFEIEASHHEVAPGQHEIDFKYADAISACDNIQTFKLVVKTIARKHGLHATFMPKPLFGVNGSGMHCNVSLFKGNENAFYDKTGKLELSKTAEQFIAGIIKHAPSFTAVTNPTVNSYKRLVPGYEAPCYVAWSAKNRSPLIRIPASRGVSTRVEVRSVDPAANPYLALAVLLKAGLDGIKNDLTPPAPVDRNIYVMNKEEREEVGIVDLPATLYAALETLKADPVIKDALGEHLLEHFIEAKEIEWDMFRTQVHPWEREQYMSMY; encoded by the coding sequence TTGGCAAAGTTCACACGTGAAGACATCACTCGTTTAGCGAAAGAAGAAAATGTTAAGTACATTCGATTACAGTTTACTGACATTTTAGGGACAATCAAAAATGTTGAAATCCCAGTCAGTCAATTGGAAAAAGCACTTGATAATAAAATGATGTTTGACGGATCTTCCATTGAAGGATTCGTACGTATCGAAGAATCGGATATGTATTTGTATCCTGACTTGAATACATGGGTCATCTTCCCTTGGACTTCCGAAAAAGGTAAAGTGGCACGCTTGATTTGTGACATTTACAATACCGATGGAACACCTTTCGATGGGGACCCGCGTGCCAACTTGAAACGTGTCCTTGCGGAAGCAAGGGAAATGGGCTTCACGGATTTCAACTTAGGGCCGGAACCGGAATTCTTCTTATTCAAACTGGACGCAAACGGAGAGCCTACTCTAGAGTTGAATGATAAAGGCGGATACTTTGACCTTGCTCCTACTGACTTAGGGGAAAACTGCCGTCGTGATATCGTGCTTGAGCTTGAAGAAATGGGATTTGAAATCGAAGCATCCCACCATGAAGTAGCTCCAGGACAACATGAAATCGATTTTAAATATGCCGATGCCATTTCAGCTTGTGATAACATCCAAACATTTAAATTGGTTGTTAAAACGATTGCCCGCAAACACGGCTTGCACGCAACATTCATGCCAAAACCATTATTCGGCGTTAACGGATCTGGAATGCACTGTAACGTATCCCTATTCAAAGGCAATGAAAACGCGTTTTACGATAAAACAGGCAAATTGGAGTTAAGCAAAACGGCTGAGCAATTTATCGCAGGAATCATCAAACATGCTCCAAGCTTTACAGCAGTTACGAACCCAACTGTTAACTCGTACAAACGTCTAGTGCCAGGCTACGAAGCACCTTGCTATGTTGCATGGTCTGCAAAAAACCGCAGCCCATTAATCCGTATCCCGGCTTCACGCGGAGTGAGCACTCGCGTTGAGGTACGCAGTGTCGATCCTGCAGCAAACCCATACTTGGCACTTGCCGTCCTGCTAAAAGCTGGTCTTGACGGAATCAAGAACGACCTGACTCCGCCAGCTCCAGTTGACCGCAATATCTATGTCATGAACAAAGAAGAACGTGAAGAAGTAGGTATCGTTGACCTGCCAGCCACTTTATATGCTGCATTGGAAACATTGAAAGCCGATCCAGTCATCAAAGATGCGTTAGGCGAACACTTGCTTGAACACTTCATCGAAGCAAAAGAAATCGAATGGGATATGTTCCGCACGCAAGTCCACCCATGGGAACGCGAACAATATATGTCCATGTATTAA
- a CDS encoding tyrosine-type recombinase/integrase, protein MAHIRKYKNKADKKYFYEYRIRYRDPITQEKKEKSKRGFTSSKEALIAAVAEEQRLSEGIEQGPISLRSFLEMWLEEYKEGTIRKNTLDLHKYSINKHILPYFKNISLQDVKPIMYQKFLNQMAKENYSKRTIEIVNGTMYGALERAIKLGKILKNPCEGAIIRGEEKKDEIKFMNSDDIPIFLTEAYKYGYIYWIFFKVLIETGLRKGEAAALQWTDIDLKAKTMTITKTLDFTAKNKDELLGDPKTDHSRRTITISNTLANDLHFHKKYQNQNKLALADIYNHDLNLVLCRNDGNFMPKSSLFNAFSRILKRTDIPEIPIHCLRHTHAVLLLESGATMKYIQERLGHGSAQITADVYAHISKKIEKDTMDNFENYTKDILK, encoded by the coding sequence ATGGCTCATATTAGAAAATATAAGAACAAAGCTGATAAAAAGTATTTCTACGAATACCGGATTCGCTATAGAGATCCAATTACCCAAGAAAAGAAAGAAAAATCAAAGAGAGGTTTTACATCCTCTAAGGAAGCTTTAATAGCTGCTGTAGCTGAGGAACAAAGATTATCAGAAGGGATTGAGCAAGGTCCTATTTCCTTAAGATCTTTTCTAGAAATGTGGTTAGAGGAATATAAGGAAGGAACGATTAGAAAAAACACTCTAGATCTTCATAAATATAGTATCAATAAACACATCCTCCCTTATTTCAAAAACATTTCCTTACAAGACGTAAAGCCAATTATGTATCAGAAATTTTTAAATCAAATGGCTAAAGAAAATTATAGTAAAAGAACAATAGAAATTGTTAACGGAACAATGTATGGCGCACTCGAAAGAGCCATTAAATTAGGGAAAATACTAAAAAACCCTTGCGAGGGAGCGATAATTCGTGGGGAAGAAAAAAAAGATGAAATAAAGTTCATGAATTCCGATGATATACCGATTTTTTTAACCGAAGCTTATAAATATGGATACATCTATTGGATCTTCTTTAAAGTCTTGATTGAGACTGGATTACGCAAAGGAGAAGCTGCCGCCCTTCAATGGACCGATATTGACCTTAAAGCGAAAACGATGACAATAACAAAAACTCTTGATTTCACAGCCAAAAACAAGGACGAGCTTTTAGGTGATCCTAAGACAGACCATTCAAGAAGGACAATAACTATCAGCAATACTTTAGCAAATGATCTACATTTCCATAAAAAATACCAGAACCAAAACAAATTGGCTCTGGCCGATATATATAACCATGATTTAAATTTAGTACTTTGCAGAAACGACGGGAATTTCATGCCTAAGTCTTCTTTATTTAATGCATTTTCCAGAATACTAAAACGAACAGACATCCCTGAGATACCCATACATTGTCTAAGACATACACACGCCGTCTTACTACTCGAATCAGGAGCAACAATGAAATATATTCAGGAACGGTTAGGTCACGGCAGCGCTCAAATCACAGCCGATGTATATGCTCATATTTCTAAGAAGATCGAAAAGGATACTATGGATAATTTCGAAAACTATACAAAAGACATTTTAAAATGA
- a CDS encoding helix-turn-helix domain-containing protein, which translates to MVMVTYRVGKCLLRYHLTVNKMTQQELAEQTGMTKQTISRYANNSHVMSYQAALNIAKKLNCQMEDLYEIFTE; encoded by the coding sequence ATGGTAATGGTGACTTACAGAGTAGGTAAGTGCCTACTCCGATATCATTTGACCGTAAACAAAATGACACAACAAGAGCTTGCAGAACAGACTGGAATGACAAAACAAACTATTTCTAGATATGCTAACAATTCACACGTTATGTCTTATCAAGCTGCTCTGAATATTGCGAAAAAATTAAACTGTCAAATGGAAGATCTGTACGAGATTTTTACGGAGTAG
- a CDS encoding helix-turn-helix domain-containing protein — MEFGKNFLDARNRKGVDQKDAAAALNITPGYLSRVEKDKTKPSIELILKAADYYGVQEGYFFQKHDEININSLYTQQNKDFIKEMDLLPVNELREKYNITLDGEELTESELKGIIAYLRSLRSMDH, encoded by the coding sequence GTGGAATTCGGAAAGAATTTTTTAGATGCTCGAAATCGGAAGGGTGTCGATCAAAAAGATGCTGCTGCAGCACTTAATATTACTCCAGGTTATCTTTCAAGAGTTGAAAAGGATAAAACTAAACCCAGCATAGAATTAATATTAAAAGCCGCAGATTACTACGGCGTACAAGAGGGATACTTTTTTCAAAAGCATGATGAAATTAACATTAATAGTTTATACACACAACAAAACAAAGACTTCATAAAAGAAATGGACTTGCTTCCTGTAAATGAACTTCGCGAAAAATATAACATTACATTAGACGGCGAAGAATTAACAGAAAGCGAATTGAAAGGAATTATTGCTTATTTACGTTCGCTCCGTTCAATGGATCATTAG
- a CDS encoding helix-turn-helix domain-containing protein produces MEKNLELPPVLTAKDIQIFLSVSKGKAYEIFKLKDFPTLVIGGSKRVLKDDFLNWIEQQKGRVN; encoded by the coding sequence TTGGAAAAAAATTTAGAATTACCTCCAGTACTTACTGCTAAAGATATTCAAATCTTCCTGAGTGTTAGTAAAGGTAAGGCTTATGAAATTTTTAAACTGAAGGATTTTCCTACTTTGGTTATTGGTGGTTCAAAGAGAGTTCTCAAGGATGATTTCTTGAATTGGATCGAGCAACAAAAAGGAAGGGTGAATTAA
- a CDS encoding PD-(D/E)XK nuclease-like domain-containing protein translates to MLLTKDNYYSVEADRHYMSVSQYKKFIQCEAAAMAKLTEEYTEPKSEALLFGSYVHSWLDDSLEEFKESNPDIFSTRGASKGQLKANYQLGDEMIRVLKSDPFVMMALEGEKEVIMTGELFGAPWKIRMDVYNPQYGRFADLKTVKGIYEKYWHQEYGYCSFVEAYGYITQMAVYTEIESQNREGDWLENFIVAISKQDPPDKAVITVDHVSLNLELEEIQAKMERIKSVKYDGEQPESCGKCEYCRKKKMVTTVLDYRELIG, encoded by the coding sequence ATGTTGCTAACCAAGGATAATTACTACTCTGTGGAGGCGGACCGTCACTATATGTCCGTTTCCCAATACAAAAAATTCATTCAATGTGAAGCTGCAGCAATGGCGAAGCTCACTGAGGAATATACAGAGCCAAAAAGTGAAGCGTTGTTATTCGGATCTTACGTTCATTCTTGGCTGGATGATTCACTTGAAGAATTCAAAGAGTCGAATCCAGATATTTTCAGTACCCGTGGAGCTTCCAAAGGGCAGTTAAAAGCCAATTACCAACTGGGTGATGAAATGATTCGGGTCCTAAAATCTGACCCATTCGTGATGATGGCCTTAGAAGGTGAAAAAGAGGTGATCATGACCGGTGAATTATTTGGGGCACCATGGAAAATCAGGATGGATGTTTATAATCCGCAGTATGGCCGTTTCGCTGATTTAAAGACCGTTAAAGGCATCTATGAGAAGTATTGGCACCAAGAGTATGGGTACTGCTCTTTCGTTGAAGCATACGGCTATATAACGCAAATGGCAGTATACACAGAGATTGAAAGCCAAAACCGAGAAGGTGACTGGTTAGAAAACTTCATTGTAGCTATTTCCAAACAAGATCCACCAGATAAAGCGGTTATCACTGTAGATCATGTCAGTTTGAATCTCGAACTAGAAGAAATACAAGCGAAAATGGAACGAATCAAGTCCGTTAAATACGACGGAGAACAGCCGGAAAGCTGCGGAAAGTGTGAGTATTGCCGTAAAAAGAAAATGGTAACCACTGTATTGGATTATAGAGAATTAATCGGATAG
- a CDS encoding helix-turn-helix domain-containing protein, translated as MVVKNNLRVLMAKKGVNIQDVSDATGLSRKSISKLYNETSIQITFDVIARLCTYFNCEVDDLLTLEKESD; from the coding sequence ATGGTAGTAAAAAACAACCTAAGAGTCCTAATGGCGAAAAAAGGAGTCAATATTCAAGACGTATCCGATGCCACTGGCCTTAGCCGAAAATCAATTTCTAAACTATATAATGAAACTTCAATCCAAATCACGTTCGATGTAATTGCTCGATTATGTACTTACTTCAATTGCGAAGTGGACGACCTGCTTACCCTTGAAAAAGAATCCGATTAA
- a CDS encoding helix-turn-helix domain-containing protein — MSQAPYIEIDLHRVMRDREIKTIEQLKDMTGLSRKAISHALNKKQHRMHTDTIAKLCAALDCSVGDLLILRKG, encoded by the coding sequence ATGTCGCAAGCTCCGTACATCGAGATAGACTTACATCGTGTAATGAGAGATCGGGAAATCAAGACGATTGAACAGCTCAAGGATATGACTGGTCTTTCACGTAAGGCGATATCACATGCCTTAAACAAAAAACAACATAGAATGCACACTGATACCATAGCTAAGCTTTGTGCAGCATTAGATTGTAGTGTAGGCGATTTATTAATTTTAAGGAAAGGGTGA
- a CDS encoding phage antirepressor KilAC domain-containing protein, translated as MNQLVFNENGQAVTDSLTIAEVFGKEHKNILRDIRDLEMKSTSDFFIKNFREDYYISYRNKKYPKFVLTEDGLTFLTLGYNKEKYIEIKENYIKTLKRSISENEIRTNIEKNVEHIKSAEDISIKEYKNQRVVTFKDVDEVHRRPYGTASRNFKQNKKHFIEGKHFYKITRDEIRPEFGFGINAPNGILITEFGYLKLVKSFTDDLSWEVQEKIVEVYFRENQKQLEQIVSLPTNFAEALRLAADLEEENERNRPKVEAHDKFISGENYQKVGQVAKVLNIGRNKLFVFLRENKILMSDNTPYQQYIDRGYFVVKEKPIEMGSQVINKPQTYVTAKGVDYISKLLDKKIA; from the coding sequence ATGAATCAATTAGTTTTCAACGAGAATGGACAGGCCGTAACGGATAGCTTAACTATTGCGGAAGTATTTGGGAAAGAACACAAAAACATACTTAGAGATATAAGAGATTTAGAAATGAAGAGTACATCAGATTTTTTCATTAAAAACTTTAGAGAAGATTATTACATTAGTTATAGGAACAAAAAGTATCCAAAATTCGTATTAACTGAAGACGGATTGACATTTTTGACGCTTGGTTATAACAAAGAAAAATACATTGAAATTAAGGAAAATTATATCAAGACTTTGAAGAGGTCAATCTCGGAAAATGAGATAAGGACTAATATTGAAAAAAACGTTGAGCATATTAAAAGTGCTGAGGATATTTCTATAAAAGAGTATAAGAATCAAAGAGTAGTAACTTTCAAGGATGTCGATGAAGTTCACAGAAGGCCTTATGGAACAGCTAGTAGAAACTTCAAACAAAATAAAAAACACTTTATTGAAGGAAAGCACTTTTACAAAATAACTCGAGACGAAATTCGTCCAGAGTTCGGATTTGGAATAAATGCGCCTAATGGGATATTAATCACAGAATTCGGTTATCTCAAATTAGTGAAATCATTTACCGACGACCTGTCTTGGGAAGTTCAAGAAAAAATAGTTGAAGTCTATTTTAGAGAAAATCAAAAACAATTAGAACAAATAGTTAGTCTACCAACAAATTTCGCTGAAGCCCTACGTTTAGCGGCGGATCTCGAAGAAGAAAATGAGCGAAATAGACCTAAAGTTGAAGCTCACGACAAGTTCATCAGTGGGGAGAATTATCAGAAGGTTGGACAGGTTGCGAAGGTTTTGAATATCGGGAGGAACAAACTGTTTGTCTTCCTAAGAGAGAACAAAATATTAATGAGTGACAATACGCCTTACCAGCAATACATTGATCGTGGATATTTCGTAGTTAAAGAGAAACCTATAGAGATGGGCTCACAGGTAATAAATAAACCACAAACCTATGTAACAGCTAAGGGTGTTGATTATATATCTAAGCTTTTGGACAAAAAAATAGCCTGA
- a CDS encoding phage replisome organizer N-terminal domain-containing protein — translation MDVKWIRLSTHMFEDEKIKLIESLPEADTILIIWVKLLSQAGKTNASGFIYLNENIPFTDEMIATIFNRPLATVRLALNTLKQFGMIEILDNNFISICNWEKHQNVAGLEKIREQTRQRVAKHREAKSISSCNVTVTESNALELELELDIELDKEKDKKNNPYSNEFEQFWNIYPRKVDKKKALKSFKTASKIHSLETILSGTQKYAKQVQKTDKQYIKHPTTFLNNDSFIDGFEERSEQFGQDTRSFKQAPRTNGRQYDIEPPEFNYEQR, via the coding sequence ATGGATGTTAAATGGATTAGGTTAAGCACTCATATGTTTGAAGATGAAAAGATAAAATTGATTGAATCGCTGCCAGAAGCAGACACGATCTTAATTATATGGGTGAAGCTCTTATCTCAAGCAGGTAAGACAAATGCGTCAGGATTTATTTATCTCAATGAGAACATTCCGTTCACAGATGAGATGATTGCGACTATCTTTAATCGTCCACTTGCGACAGTGAGATTAGCGTTAAATACTCTCAAACAGTTCGGAATGATTGAGATTTTAGACAATAATTTCATCAGTATTTGCAATTGGGAAAAGCATCAAAACGTTGCTGGGCTTGAGAAAATCAGAGAACAGACAAGGCAACGTGTGGCTAAACACCGAGAAGCAAAAAGTATCTCATCTTGTAACGTTACAGTAACAGAAAGTAACGCTCTAGAACTAGAACTAGAATTAGATATAGAACTAGATAAAGAAAAAGATAAAAAGAATAACCCTTACTCAAACGAGTTTGAGCAATTCTGGAATATCTATCCGAGGAAAGTGGATAAGAAGAAAGCCTTGAAATCGTTCAAGACAGCTTCCAAGATCCACTCTCTAGAAACTATATTGTCTGGTACACAAAAATATGCAAAGCAAGTCCAGAAAACGGACAAACAATATATCAAGCACCCAACGACTTTCTTAAACAACGATTCATTCATAGATGGATTTGAAGAAAGGAGCGAGCAGTTTGGACAAGATACAAGAAGTTTTAAGCAAGCTCCAAGAACGAACGGCAGGCAATACGACATCGAACCACCAGAATTCAACTACGAACAAAGATGA
- a CDS encoding DnaA ATPase domain-containing protein — MDKIQEVLSKLQERTAGNTTSNHQNSTTNKDECSECNGMGFVMYLKNGYEFARECKCQEAIKMRIRYQNATIPDEYEEYTFKNFEKREDVHDLMVTKIVEYLKNFPNQRPEPTWKDGKQERFKGPSFGFIATFGEQRIKNIGDPNARNDLKRKHNNYGIGKSHLTISAAKFLLKSGYRVQVVSDPVFIQDLMTAKFNNDKGESFNNILSSVTAYADFVIWDDLGKLKWTEPREDLYYQIFNELYKQGKPVIFSSNEDIETLSDKIGQAAASRLKGMCKGFLYPVEGKDQR, encoded by the coding sequence TTGGACAAGATACAAGAAGTTTTAAGCAAGCTCCAAGAACGAACGGCAGGCAATACGACATCGAACCACCAGAATTCAACTACGAACAAAGATGAGTGTTCTGAATGTAACGGTATGGGCTTCGTAATGTACCTTAAAAACGGTTATGAGTTCGCAAGAGAGTGTAAGTGCCAAGAAGCTATTAAAATGCGAATACGGTACCAAAACGCGACAATTCCAGATGAGTACGAGGAATACACTTTCAAGAACTTTGAGAAGAGGGAAGATGTACACGATCTGATGGTAACTAAGATTGTGGAGTATTTAAAAAACTTCCCTAATCAACGACCGGAACCTACATGGAAAGATGGCAAACAAGAAAGATTTAAAGGCCCATCATTTGGATTCATTGCAACCTTTGGAGAACAGCGGATTAAAAATATAGGTGATCCTAACGCCAGGAACGATTTAAAACGGAAGCACAATAATTACGGGATTGGCAAAAGTCATTTAACGATAAGTGCAGCCAAGTTTTTACTAAAGAGTGGTTACAGAGTCCAGGTAGTGAGTGACCCGGTATTCATCCAAGATTTAATGACAGCTAAGTTTAACAACGATAAAGGGGAATCGTTCAATAACATCCTATCGAGTGTTACAGCTTATGCGGACTTCGTAATCTGGGACGATCTTGGGAAACTGAAATGGACGGAGCCAAGAGAAGATTTATATTATCAGATTTTCAATGAGTTATATAAACAGGGTAAGCCGGTTATTTTCAGCAGTAACGAAGATATTGAAACGTTATCGGATAAAATCGGACAAGCTGCAGCAAGCAGGCTAAAAGGTATGTGCAAAGGATTTCTATATCCGGTCGAAGGTAAGGACCAACGATAA
- a CDS encoding IDEAL domain-containing protein → MPYYNGFGLYDESPLTPPKTDKADILHMIDMAMDTKDEQWFAELTERLKNME, encoded by the coding sequence ATGCCATATTACAACGGATTCGGATTATATGATGAATCCCCATTAACCCCACCTAAGACAGACAAAGCAGATATTTTACACATGATTGACATGGCGATGGACACGAAAGATGAACAGTGGTTCGCGGAGCTAACGGAACGACTTAAAAATATGGAGTGA
- a CDS encoding YopX family protein: protein MREVKYRAWDNVENKMYYPGEEENIHFYFDSSGIVAERFIEEEVCTPEGERGMYGGTEKLEHHKYMQYTGLKDNASEEEHPMEIFESDILFDPVNDEYYIVTWDESYANFFLKNIDDSLGKPDYDFAEYDTDVCDGLYVVGNIHENPELLCDSNVR from the coding sequence ATGAGAGAAGTTAAATATCGGGCGTGGGATAACGTCGAGAACAAAATGTATTATCCAGGGGAAGAGGAAAACATTCACTTTTACTTCGATAGTTCGGGGATTGTAGCGGAAAGGTTTATTGAAGAAGAGGTATGCACGCCTGAAGGGGAACGTGGGATGTATGGGGGAACTGAAAAGCTTGAGCATCATAAATACATGCAATACACAGGATTAAAGGATAATGCGTCAGAAGAAGAACATCCAATGGAGATTTTCGAAAGTGACATCCTATTCGATCCTGTAAACGATGAATATTACATTGTTACTTGGGATGAAAGTTATGCAAATTTCTTTTTGAAAAACATTGATGACTCGCTTGGTAAACCAGATTATGATTTTGCTGAGTATGACACGGATGTATGCGACGGCTTGTATGTAGTAGGTAACATTCACGAAAATCCGGAATTGTTGTGTGATTCGAATGTGCGCTAA
- a CDS encoding HNH endonuclease signature motif containing protein yields MPIEFRPVPKPVSKPKEKPRYKERKPKKRKKLETFKGRTIPPAKVRGSISKKEYGKVIEIYGHNCAYCFSSYIEMHHIRFRSQQGRGTYRNLIPLCKEHHGLAHRNRVFADQLRRERIQAYGEWYWADKFDLWKQNLIPNTTDKAFEDFMLKEEVKAREAVCTNQD; encoded by the coding sequence ATGCCAATTGAATTCCGTCCCGTGCCGAAGCCAGTTTCTAAGCCAAAGGAAAAGCCGCGGTATAAGGAGCGCAAGCCAAAGAAACGGAAGAAGCTTGAAACATTCAAAGGTCGAACAATTCCGCCAGCTAAGGTAAGGGGATCAATTAGCAAGAAGGAATATGGAAAAGTCATTGAGATATATGGTCATAATTGCGCTTATTGCTTTAGTTCTTATATTGAAATGCATCATATTCGGTTCCGATCGCAGCAAGGCAGAGGGACATACAGAAATTTAATTCCATTGTGCAAGGAGCACCACGGACTAGCACATAGAAATCGAGTATTCGCGGATCAACTTAGGAGAGAGCGGATACAAGCTTACGGAGAATGGTACTGGGCAGATAAATTTGACCTATGGAAACAAAACTTAATTCCTAACACCACTGATAAGGCATTTGAGGATTTCATGCTGAAAGAAGAGGTGAAGGCCCGTGAAGCGGTATGTACTAATCAAGACTGA
- a CDS encoding HNH endonuclease signature motif containing protein: MSFKRKLIEFEVDDNGCFICTSHARSKGYPLSWVGGKKVRLLRFIYEQMHGEIPEGHVIRHKCDVRPCINPEHLETGTPKQNMNDAIERGRMRPLLGEKNLNSKLTTDQVREIKFSIKNKSDSNYGLARKYGVSEMAIRKIKKGTMWAHVKLEEEII, translated from the coding sequence ATGAGTTTCAAAAGGAAATTAATAGAGTTCGAGGTTGATGATAACGGATGTTTTATATGCACTTCTCACGCAAGGAGTAAAGGATACCCCTTAAGTTGGGTCGGCGGAAAGAAAGTCAGGTTATTGCGTTTCATATACGAACAAATGCATGGAGAAATCCCGGAAGGACATGTAATAAGACATAAATGTGATGTGCGTCCTTGCATAAATCCTGAACATCTTGAGACGGGAACTCCAAAACAAAATATGAACGATGCTATTGAAAGAGGTCGTATGAGACCACTTCTAGGAGAAAAAAATCTTAATTCAAAATTAACCACTGATCAAGTCAGAGAAATAAAGTTTTCTATAAAAAATAAATCCGATTCCAATTATGGATTAGCTAGAAAATATGGAGTAAGCGAAATGGCTATTAGGAAAATAAAAAAAGGCACTATGTGGGCACATGTGAAATTAGAGGAGGAAATTATATGA
- the ssb gene encoding single-stranded DNA-binding protein: protein MMNRTVLVGRLTKDPELRYTPNGVPVATFTLAVNRPFKNAAGEQEADFINVVVWRKPAENAANYLKKGSLAGVDGRVQTRNYEGQDGKRIYVTEVLAESVQFLEPRSQNTGGNSQGNTNTSSSNQNRTQSNYTRVDDDPFSGSGSISINDDDLPFAPWTEA, encoded by the coding sequence ATGATGAATCGCACAGTTTTAGTCGGAAGACTTACAAAAGATCCGGAATTACGCTATACACCAAATGGAGTACCAGTGGCTACTTTTACATTAGCTGTTAATCGTCCATTCAAAAATGCAGCCGGGGAACAAGAAGCTGATTTCATAAACGTGGTTGTGTGGAGAAAGCCGGCAGAGAACGCAGCCAACTATCTAAAGAAGGGCTCACTTGCTGGAGTAGATGGACGAGTTCAAACACGTAATTATGAGGGGCAAGACGGGAAAAGAATTTACGTGACGGAAGTTCTAGCTGAATCAGTACAGTTTTTAGAGCCTAGGAGCCAGAATACAGGCGGTAACAGCCAAGGTAATACAAATACATCCAGTAGTAACCAAAACCGCACACAGAGCAATTACACAAGGGTTGATGATGATCCATTTTCAGGTAGTGGCTCGATATCAATTAACGACGATGATCTTCCCTTCGCACCATGGACGGAGGCGTAA